The genomic window GCCCGCCTCATCGGCGAACGCCTCGAGCTCGGATCGGGCCCCGGCCAGATATTCGAGACACGCGGCCTCGTCGTTTCCGTACTTCCGGCGCAGCTCGAGCAGGCGGCTGCGCCGCTCCTCCAGCGCTTCGAGGCGGCCAGGCTCGGCGTCCATCTCCTCGAGGTAGTCCCGCAGGGATTCGGCGAGGCTCTCCACCTGCGCGAGGGCGGAGGCGGCGTCTCCGGCCAGGTCCGCCCGGGCGGGGTCGAGCTCGGCCAGCCGCTCGAGGTCCCGCACGGCCTCTCCCAGCCGCTCGGAGACGGCGCCCTCGGCCTCGTAGAGCGCCTCGTAGAGCGCTCCCGCCAGTTCGCGGAGCCGCTCGGCGTTCCGGAGGCGTGGAATCTCGGCCTCGATCTCCTCCCACTCCCCCGCGCGCAGTTCCGCCTTTTCAAGTTCCTCCACCTGGAAGCGGAGCATGTCGGACCGCTGGGCACGCTCCCGCACCCCGTGCAGGTGCCGATCGAGCGTGCCCTCGGCCGCGCGCAACTCGCCCACAAGAGCGGTGAGGGCGGCGCGATCATCCGTGAGGGCGGCG from bacterium includes these protein-coding regions:
- a CDS encoding AAA family ATPase, whose protein sequence is MLRLLRISNFAVIDSLEVSFGPGLNVLTGETGAGKSIIFEALHLALGGRASSDLIRSGAKEALVETLFDLPDTPGGRAARTLFEEAGAAIEADGEVLVRRRISGGGRGRIYLNDAMITAATLAAGGERLVNIHGQHAQQSLLRAATHLDLLDDFAALTDDRAALTALVGELRAAEGTLDRHLHGVRERAQRSDMLRFQVEELEKAELRAGEWEEIEAEIPRLRNAERLRELAGALYEALYEAEGAVSERLGEAVRDLERLAELDPARADLAGDAASALAQVESLAESLRDYLEEMDAEPGRLEALEERRSRLLELRRKYGNDEAACLEYLAGARSELEAFADEAG